The genomic window CCTGCTCGTCGGGCGAGAGCGGCACCTTCTCCTCGTCGACGACCACGTCGAGCTCGCCCAGGACGATGCCGCGCAACTGCTCCTCCGACAGCGACGGGTCGTTCATCCGCGACCCCATGCGCTCGAACAGCGCCTTGGCGACGCGGTCCTTGAGCCGGGTGAGGGCATCGGTCGGGGGTGCGGGGCGGCCGCGGTCACGGGCCGGGCGCGGGACGACCGGTGGTGTCCGCTCCGGCGGCGCGACCGGCGGCGGCGTGTGCTCGGCCGGCCGTCCCTGGGCGGCCGCCAGGCGGGAGGCGAGGTTCACGACGCCGCCCGGTGCGTCGAGGCGGAGGTCACGAACGCCGCCCAGTGCGTCGAGGCGGAGGTCACGAACGCCGCCCGGTGCGTCGAGGCGGAGGTCACGACGCCGCCCGGTGCTTGGCGCGGTAGCGGCCGGGCTTGACCAGCGGGGTGGCCGCGAAGCGGGACACCAGCCGGCGCAGCTCCTTGGCCGCCGGGTCCCGGCCGTTGCTGGCCAGGATCGGCACGCCCTGGTTGGTCGACGCCGGCACGGCCGGGGACCGCGGGACGACGACGTCCACGCCGCAGCCGATGGCCACCTCCACGTCGCGCACCGAGAGCCCGCCCCTGGGGTCGGCGAGGTTCATGACCACGTGCCGGCCGGCGGGGATCATGCCGAGCTCACCGAGCACCTGCACCTCCTTGCGCAGGCCACGGACGCCGGGCACGTCCATGCTGCTGAGCATGACCACGTCGGTGGCCCGGTCGATCGCGGCGAGCGTCTGCTCGGACAACCCCGGCGCGGTGTCGACCACCACGTAGCGGAACTCCCGGGACAGCGCCTGCAGCAGGCGGCTGACGTCGTCCCCGGTCACCGTGTCACCGGCGGCCGGCGACTCCGACCCGCAGACGGCGAACAGCCCGCTGGGGTGCTGGGTGAGGAAGGTCTTGAGGACCATCGTGTCCTGGCTGGCCGGGCCGTGGACGGCGTCGGGCAGCGTGTACTCGGGCACCAGGCCGAGCGCGTAGGCGACGTCGCCGAACTGCACGTCGAGGTCGACGAGCACGGTGGACTGGGGCGCGCCCGCGGTGAGCCCGACGGCGAGGTTGGTCGCCACCGTCGTCTTGCCGACCCCGCCCTTGGGCGAGGCCACCGTGATGACCCGGCCGGTGAACCGGGCGGTCTCCTCCAGGGGACGCAGCACCCGGCGGCGGTCGGCCGCGGCCGCGCCGGCGCGCTCGACGGCCGCGGCGACCTCGGCCGGCTCCGCCCGCGGCGGCAGCAGGTCGCGGATGCCGGCGCGCATCGCCTCCTGCCACAGCTCCGGCGTGGGGTCGGCGACGAGGACGACGCTGGTGCCGGGGCACTGCACGTCCAGCCGCCTGGCCAGGGTGAGCACCTCGTGCAGGGGCGCCAGCGGGCCGACGAGCAGGACGTCGGGCAGCTCGCCGTCGCAGAGCAGCTCGAACAGCCGGGCCGGGTCGGCGGGCAGCCGGCCGGGCGGCAGGACCTGGACGTCGCCGTCCACGGCCGTCGCGACCGCCTCGCGCAGGTCGTCGCCGGCGCCGGCGAGGACGACGCGGCTCATTCCGCCGGCTCCGCGGCCACGCTGCCCAGGGCGGCCAGCAGGTCGCCGTAGGCGTTGCCCTGGTGGACGACCCGGGTGTCGGAGGTGTCCGTGCCCTCGCGCTCCAGGGCCAGCCAGACCGTCGCGTGCTCCATGCCGAAGACGGCGACCTCGGCGTCACGGGCCGGGAGGGCCAGGGTGACCATCACGTTCCCGGTGGGGGCGGCACTGGTGGCCGAGGCCGTCTCCACGTCCCCGCCCTCGGCCCCGGCGGGCGCGGGGGCGCCCTGGACCTGGGTGACCAGGACGCCGTGCAGCGTGGCGTGCGTGGTCCCGACCTGCTCGTCCTCGGGGTCGGCGTCGATGTTGCCCTGCAGGTCCATCGAGATGTAGAGCCCGACCTCGTCACCGGCGGCCAGGCGCCCCCCGACCGCACGCTGCGGCTCGAGCACCAGGCTCACCTCCGACAGCCCCTCGGGCACCGGCACGGTGCCGGGCGCCTGCAGGTCGGCCGGCGCGGCGAACCGGCTGGCGAGCACCTGCTCGCCGGGCTCGAGGTCCGCGGTGGCGACCTGACCGGCGAGCTGCTCCAGGTCGGTGACCCGCCCGTCGACCGCCGCCTTGACGGGCAGCACCTCGGTGCGGACCAGACCGGTGACCTCCTCGGCGGGGGTGCCCTCGGGGATCGGCTGGTCGACCACGAGCACCTCGACCGTGCGCACCCCCGCGAGGGCGCGGGCGTCGGCGCCCCGCACGTAGGCCAGCAGCACCACGGTGCCGGCGGCCACGAGGACCAGCGCCGCGACGGCGGCGAGCAGTCGGCGTCTCACGTCAGTGCGCCCCTATCGGATCAGTCGGAGGATGGCCGCGCCCAGGTCGGGAGCGTCGGTGCTGGTGTCGAAGGCGCCGGAGGCGTCGACGAAGCGGGTGAAGTAGCCGCGGATGCAGCGGTCCTCGCCCCTGCAGGGCTGGCCGGAGTCGTACTGGCCGCCGAAGTGGTAGCCGGTGATCGTGAAGGCGGCGTAGCCGTGGACCTCGTACCAGGCACCGCTGCCGGTGCCACCGGACTCGTCGAAGATCGGCAGCAGCACGGTGCGGCCGACCAGTGACGCGACGTCGCCGACCGAGCAGCCCTGCGAGGGGTTGTTGCCCGGCTCGGAGTCGTAGCGGCTGCCGATGCGGGTCGTCGCCCTGCAGGTGTTGCCGCCGTCGGACTGCAGCCAGCCGAACCCGCCGGGCACGAACATGCGCGACGGGCCGGTGCAGCCGGTGTCGGACTTCTTCGGCAGCACGATCGTGCGCTGCGTGGTGGTCGACGGCATGCCGCCGCCGGTCTGCGCCAGCCACTCGCACCAGGAGAAGATCAGCGGCAGCATCGCCGTCCCGCCGCTGGGTGCGCCCCAGGTGACGGTCGCCGTCGCCGACACCGCGCTCGCGTCGTGGCCGATGACCGGGGCGAACCAGTGCTCGCGGGGGGCGCTGCCGGTGACGGTCACGCGGGTGGGGGCGCTCCGCAGCAGCGGCGGTGCCGCGGTGGCCGCCCCGGCGCCGGCGTCGGCGACGCTGTTGGCGTCGACCAGCTCCTGGGCGGTGGCCTGCATGTCGCCGCAGGCCCCGCGGGCGCAGTCGCGGGCGACGGCGAGGGCGGCGGCGTCGGCGGCCACCTGCAGCCGCGCCCTGTCGGCGTAGAGGGCGCCGAGGTCGACGGCGATCGCCGTGAAGCCGAGCAGCGGGACGAGCAGGACGGAGAGCACGACGGCTGCCGCGCCGCGCTCGCCGGCGAGCCGGCGCCGGACGCGGGCCCGCAGCCCGGGGATCAGCCGTTGCACCGCATGACCCCCGTCCCGGTGAGGTCGACGTCGGCCCCGAAGAAGCGGGTGAGGAGGGGCATCGGGTAGCTGACGGTCACCCGCACGTTGGCCGTGGTCGTCGTGGTGGTGGGGCACGCGGCGGGCGAGATGGTGATCTGCGCGTTGGTGATCGCCGGGTCGAGGGTCGGGGCGGCGTCGCGGACGGCGGCCCGGGCGGCGGCCGGGTTGCTCTGCAGCGCCATGACGCGGGCGCCCTCGCGGGCCGCCGCGGACAGCGTCCCCTGCACCTGGAAGGCGTGGCCGAACTCGATGATGCCGAGGACCAGGACGATCAGCACGGGCAGGACCAGCGCGAACTCGACGACGCTGGCGCCGCGCTCGCGCTGCAGCCGCTCCCTCATCCCGTCCTCCTCTCCTCGACGCGCCGGTGGGCGTCGTGGCGACTCGACGTCGCCACGACGCCCGGCAGGGGATCCGTGCGGGTCAGGACCCGGCCGCGCCGTTGGCCTTCTCGAGGCCCCCCACCACCGACTGGAAGAGCTCCTTCAGCTCCGGGCCCAGCAGGATGAGGGTGGCGATGATCGCGACGGCGATCAGGCCGACCAGCAGGCCGTACTCGACGGCGGTGGCGCCCTTCTCCTCCCGCTGCACGCGGTCCTTGGCGAGGGAGACGAGGGTGACGAGGGTGGCGAGCGGGTTCAGCACGGTTTCTCCTGTGGGGTGGGCCGCCGGTCCGGATCGGTCGATCCGGCCGTCACGACGCTGCGAACGTCGTCGGACAGGAGGTGCGGGGACTTGAGCGTCCTTCATCCGGTCCACGGACAGGGTTCATCCCGAAGGGTGCGTTCCGCACCTGGCTGCTGACGCTGCGTGTCTGACGGCGCTCAGGCGACGAGCGGGGCCAGCACCGCCAGTCCGGTGCCGAGCAGCAGCGCCGGGCCGAACGGCAGTTCCGCCCGCAGTCCCACCCGGCGGGTCGCCACGAGGGCCAGTGCCAGCAGCGCCTGGACGACGAAGCCGGCGACCACCCCGAGCACGACGTGCGGCCAGCCGAGCCAGCCCAGGTACAGCCCGAGGACGGCGCCGAGCTTCACGTCGCCCATGCCGATGCCGCCCGGGGAGACCAGCGCCATGAGGAGCAGGGCGCCGAAGACCGCCGCGGCCGCCAGGACCGCGCGGAGCAGCGCCGGCCACGCGCCGGTGACCGCAGCGGCGCCGGAGAGCAGCACCGCGCCCGCGACCAGAGTGGGCGCCACGACCCGGTTGGGCAGCAGGTGGTGGTGCCGGTCGATCGCGGCCAGCAGCACCCCGGCCACGACGAGCAGGAGGTAGGCGGGCAGCTCGGCGGAGATCCCGAAGCGCCACGTGGTCACCGCGCACAGCACGGCGGTCAGCAGGACCAGCAGCGGCCGCACCGCCGGCCGCTCCTCCTCGCGGGCGTCCGGCGACGGGGCCGCCGGTGCGCCCACGGGGACGCGGGCACCCGCCGGCCACGGGTAGCGCGCGGCGGCGCGGTCCACGGCTGCCCCCGCGGCCAGGCCGAGGAGCGCCGCGACCCCGGGAGCGACGGCGGCGGCGGACACGGCGGACACGATGACACGGCCCGGCAGCGGCGCCCGTGAGCGAAACCCACCCCCTCGGGTGGGATCCCAGGACACCCGCTTCCTCCCCCGGACCGGCCGGCCCCCGGGAGGGCGGTGCCAGGATCACGGCGGACGAGGGTCGCCGTCGAGACCCAGGAGGAGGACGGATGGAGCCCGGGACAGCGTCGGCGGTCCTGCTGCCCGACGGGCGTGAGCTCGCGTGGTCGGAGTGGGGACCGCAGGACGGCCGGCCGGTGCTCTTCTGCCCCGGCGCGGGGATGAGCGGCGTCCTCGGCTTCGGGACCGGCCTGCTGACCGACCTCGGCCTGCGGCTGCTGGCGCTGGACCGTCCCGGGCTGGGCCGGTCCACACCGGACCCGGCCAGGACGTACGCCTCCTGGGCCGGCGACGTCGGGCACCTGCTGTCGGCGCTGGGACTGCGCGGCGTCCTCGGTGTCGGCTTCTCGCAGGGCGCCCCTTCGCCGTCGCGCTGGCCGGCGCCGGCCTGCTCGACGCCGTGGCGCTGGTCGCCGGGCAGGACGACCTGCGCGCCCAGCGGCACCTGCTCGTGCCCGAGGTCGCCGGGATGCTCGACGCCGCCGACGCCGACCCGGGGGGCTTCGAGCGGGAGATCGCCCGCGTCGCGAGCGCCGAGTGGCTCTGGCAGGTCATCCTGGCGACCGCGGCTCCGGTGGACCGGGCGCGGTACGAGGGCACCGACCTCGGCCCCGCCGTCCGCGCGGCCCTGGACGACGGGTTCCGCCAGGGTGCCGCCGGCTACGCGCGCGACCTGGTCACCGCGCTGGGCCCCTGGCCGGTGCGGCCCGAGGAGCTGACCGCGCCGGTGCACCTCTGGTACGGCGGGCAGGACACCAGCACCGTGCACTCCCCCGACCTCGGCCGGTCGCTGGCGGCCCGCATCCCCGGCGCCCGGCACACCGTGCTCGACGACGAGGGCGGCGCGCTGCTGTGGACCCGCGCGGCGGACGTGCTGGACGCGCTCGCGGCGTGACGGACACCGATACGGTCCCGTCCGTGTACGTGGTCCGGGGACTCCTGCAGGCGGCCGTGATGCTCGTCGTCGGGGCCGTGCTGGCCGCCGCCGCGGCCGGGGTGTGGGTGGCGGTGGCCGACGGCGACTTCGGGTCGCGTCTCGGGATCTCGATGGTGGTGGTCGCCGGGCTGATCGGCCTGCTCGGCGGCACGGCGGTCGCCCGCGCCGAGACCTCCGACGTCCGCGCCTTCCTCGGCATGGGGCCGGAGCGGGAGCAGCCCGAGCTGAATGGAGCGCTCGGGCCGGTCGGCGTCTTCCTGTTCGTCGCCCTGCCCCTGGCGGCCGTCGGGCTGGTCCTCGTCGGCTGAGCTGTCGGCCCCCTCCGCCAGGCTGCGTGCATGCCCTTCGAGACGACGCTCGTCCGCTGGCCGGGCGCTGCCGGCTGGGTCTTCGCGCCCGTGCCGGCCGAGCGCGCGCCGGAGACGGCGGGCCCCTTCGGCCGGGTGCCGGTGACGGCGACCGTCGACGGCCACACCTGGGCGACCAGCGTCTGGCGCGACCGCGCGGCCGGCTGGCTGCTGCCCGTGCCGGCGCGGATCCGCCGCGGCAAGGACGACGGCGACGCGGTCACCGTCGACGTCGAGGTGGACGCCGCTCGGCTGTGACCTGCGGGGACCGTCGTACCCGGTGCGTGGCTTCGGGGTCGTGCAGGAGGTCACCGGGTCGCTCGTGGAGCGTGCGCTGGCGGGCTGGCTGGTGGAGCAGCCCGCGCCCATCCGGCGCGTGCCGGTGGCCCTCCTGTCGCGGGAGCAGAAGGCCGCCGAGCTGCAGCGCCTGCAGGCCCGCAAGGCGATGGACGCCGCCCACGAGGCGGAGCTGATCCTGGGGCTGGCCGATGAATCTCCCGATGACGACGACCCGCCACCGGGGACGCCTGGGGCGCGGTCGTGGAAGCCGGACCCGGAGTTGCCGGGGGTGTCGGAGTCCTTTCCCGCCGAGTTGGCGGTGGTGCTCAACTGCGGGCGGCTGTCGGCCGGTCAGCTCGCCCACCGCGCGTGGACCTACCGGACGCACCTGCCGGCCACGTGGGCCGCCATGTCGGCGGGGCAGCTGGACGAGTACCGGGCCGGCACGTTGTTGCTGGAGCTGGATGCCGCGGCGGCCGACCGGCGGCGGGAGCAGGCCAGGCGCCGCGCCGACGCGCGCGTCTACCCCGCCCCGCAGGAGGGCATGGCCACCCTCGCCGCCGATCTGCCGGTCGAGGTGCCGGCCGCCTGCCACGCGCTGGTCGACCAGTTGGCGCGGCTGCTCGAGGCCGACGGCGACCCCCGCCCGATCGGGGACTGCGCACGCTGGTGCTCGCCGATCTGCTCCAGCGCCCCTGGGACGAGTCCCGCCCGCCGGTGACCGCGCACCTGCAGATCATCACCACCCTCGCCTCGCTCGCAGGGCGGTCTGCCGGCGCCGGCGAGGTCGACGGGCTACCGATCACCGCCGCCCACCTCCGCGAGCTCCTCGAACAGCTCGACGCGCTCGGGGTGCGCGCTCCGGAGGGCGGATCGGTCACCCTGGCGCTGACCGACGAGGACGGCACGCGGCACGCCACCAGCACCCACGATCAGCTCCGCCGCATCGCCCGCCGCGGCTGCCCCGAGCACCCCGCTGCCCCGGATGCCGGCGCCGACTGCGGCTGCGCCGCGCTGGCCCGCCCCAAGGCGACCGACTGCTACGCACCCAGCGCCGGGCAGCAGCGGTTCGTGCGCACCCGCGACCGCACCTGCCGCTCCCCCACCCGCGGGCAGCGGGTCGGGTGGGCCGATGTCGACCACGTCGTCCCGCACGCCCGCGGCGGGGCCACCGACTGCGCCGACCTGTGCTGCCTGTGCCGCAGCCACCACCGGCTCGAGACCCTCGCCCGCGGCTGGCGATTCGCGATGAGCCCCGACGGCGTCCTGACCGTCACCACACCGTCCGGGATCACCCGCACCACCCGGCCACCGGGCACGCGACCACCACCGGCCGAGGACACCGGGCCACCACTCCCGGGCGGACCGGACCACGACCCGCCACCCTTCTGACGACGGGAGGTCGCACCGGTCACCCGAGCGCGCGGGCGAGCAACGGGTCGACCGCCGCCCGGAAGGCGGCCGGCTGCTCGACGAACGGGAAGTGGCCGCTGCCCGCGACGACCGCCGTCCCGCCGCGGGGGAACAGCCCGGCCACCGCGAGCACCGGCCTGACCCCGGCCGAGGCGTCCTGCGCTCCCGCCACCACCAGGGTCGGCGCGGTCACGGCGCGCAGCCGCTCGGGCAGGTCGGCGGGCGTCTCCCCGGAGATGTACGCGCGCGCCGCGGCCACGCGGTACCGCATCCCTCGCGCGTGCGCCTGCTCCGCACCGGTCGAGTCCCAGCGAGACCCACAGCCGGAACCGCTCCCCCATCCCGGCCAGGTCGCCGAGGTACGCGGGGTGCGCGGGGTGCGCGGCCGCGCCGCCGGCGAGCACCAGCAGCGTCGGCCCGTCGTCCCGGCCGAGGACGTCGGCGTGCAGGACCGCGCCGTCGGCCGCGGTGCAGGTCACCGTCAGCGCCCGTACCGGACGTGCAGCAGGCCGTCGTCGGTGTCGGTGAGCCGGCCGCCGGCCGCGGCCATCGCCTCCGCGGCGCGGGCCAGCCGCTCGTAGGCGGCCGCGGCGTCGGGCAGCGTGGCGGCCCGGTCGGCCGCGTGGCGGAAGGTGAGCCCCTCGACGGTCCGGACGAGGACGCCGCCCACGACCGCGTGCACCCGCAGGGCGCTGCCGTCGGCGACGAGGTCGCGACCGGGACCGATCCGGGCCGCTCCGACACCCCAGCGGCGGGCGCCGAGCTCACCGGCGGCCACCTGGCGATCCAGTTCGGCGAGCACGTCGGCGGGCAGGTCCGGGCCGGCCACCTGCACGAGGTCGCCCCGGCCGCGGGTCACCACGGGGGTGCCGGGGGCCGCGTCGAGGGACAGGACGTCGTCCCCCGGCACGGGCGGCTCGTCGACCACCCGGACCCGCCAGCGCAGCGCGGGCGCCGTGCCGGGCTCCGGCAGGGGGACCGGATCCGGGGCGGTGCGGGCGCGCTGCCGCCGGGACGGCCGGGTGGCGACCAGGTGACCGTCGCGCATCGGCTCGGCCAGCGTCCAGCCGGCGGCGTGCGCGGCCCGGAGGTCGGCGGCCAGTGCACGCACCCGGGCCGCGGCCTCGGCGAGCGTGGTGACGTCGTCGAGGTCCCAGCGGTGTTCGGTCTCGTACCGGGAGCCCGGCCAGGGCGACGGCGGGCGGGAGAGCCGTGCGGTCATGTCGGTCCTCGCGCGGGCGGGACGCCGCCGGGCGGGGATCCGGCAGGAGCTGCCGGGCCGGCGCCGGGCGGACGGTCCGTCCCGAGGGTCGAGGCCGGCGGGTGTCCCCGGGCGGGGGCCGGCGCCGACCTCCCGATCATGGCACGGGCCCGGTCAGCCCTCGAGGGCGTAGGTGGCCTCGACGACGGCGCGCACCGTGACGTCCTGCGGGTCGAGGTCCAGCGCCGGGCCGCCGCCGGCCGAGCCGCGGGCCATGACCGCCATCGCCTCCGGGCCGCCGGTGACCGCCGAGGACAGACCGGGGGCGGCGAGCTCCCGCAGCGGCCCGAGCGGCCTGCCGACGGCGTCGGCGAGGTCGGTGGCGGCCTCCCGGGCGGCGTCGACGGCGGCCCGGCGGACGGCGCGGCGCGCGGCGGCCGGGTCGTCGAGCTCCCAGGAGACCCCGGCGATCCCGGCGCCGGCGGCAGCGACGGTCTCGGCGAGATCGGGGACGGCACCCGCGTCGGCCTCCACGGTGCCGCCGACGGTCGCCTCCCACCCGGCCCGCTGGTTCGTCCCGGCACCCGGGTCCCACGACCACCGCTCGTGCACCGAGACCCGCGACAGCACGACGCGGCGGACGCCGTCGGCACCGTCGAGCGCCGCGCGCAGGTCCGCAGCCACCTCCGAGGCCCGCGCCAGCGCGGCGACCCGGCTGTCCGGCGAGGACTCGCGGACGTGCACCGCGAGCGTCGCGCGGTCGGGGACGTGGTCGGCGGAGGCCTCCCCGCGCACGCGGACGACGGCAGGCGGCTGGACCACCCGCGCCCTCAGCCCGCCGCGGGCGCGGACCGGGCGGTCAGCTCCGCGACAGCGCCCTCGAAGCAGCCGTGCAGCAGGTCCAGTCGCTCGACGAGCCGGTCCACCCAGGCCGCGGACGTGCTCACCGGCACCGGCTCGAGCATCAGCGACCAGAACAGCCGGTCGACGTCGGCACCACCCGCCCACCGCAGCTCCTCCACCGACAGCGGGACCCCGACCGCCACCGTGAACCGGCGGGCGGCCTCCCGCCGCATCCGGCCGGTCACCGCCGCGGGGACGACGAGACCGATCGCCCGGCCGAGCAGCGGCACGAGGCGCGGCCGGTCGGCGTCGGACAGGACGTCGTTGGCGTGCCGCAGCACGGTGGCGAGCTCGGCGTCGACACAGGCCGGGGCGTCGCTGAACGCCTCACCGGCCAGCAGCGCCGTGTACTCGAGGAAGCACGCACCGCGCACGGGCGTGCGGTGCCGGCCCCGGCTCAGGACCGGCAGGAAGTCCGGGCTCCGCGTCATGCTCACCGCCCCCTCCGGGCCGCCGTCGGCCCTCGGCCCGACGAGCGTAGGACCGCCCTGCGCTCAGCGCAGGCCTGCGGCCACGGCGGGACCGCGCGGGACGACAGGCCGCCGCCGATCGTGCGCTCCCCCACCGCGCCGTGAGGGCCCGGGCGGCCGCCGGACGCGCCCGGCGGTCGCGGTGCCGAACGGCACCTCGTGACCCCGTCGCGCCTGCGAGCAGGGCAGTTGTCCCCTGTCCGCGGCGCGGGATGCGGAGCAGCGTCCGGGTCCCCGTACCACCCGGTCATCCACCCTTGGAGGAGCCATGCGCCTGGCACGAGCGACGACGGTCGGCGGTCTGGCCGCTGGGATCAGCGTGCTCACCCTCGGCACCGCGGTCGCGGCGCCACCCGAGCCGATCGTGATCGAGGAGCCCGTGCAGATCGAGGAGGACTTCTGCGGGGTCGCGGGGCTCACCGTCCAGACGACGGCCACCGCCGAGGGCCGGTTCCGCGTCGTGCAGCGCGGCCCCGACCGGCTGTCGTACTACATGGAGAACGTCCGGGGGACGGTGTCGTTCGCCCGGGTCGACGAGAGCGGTGAGGTCGGCCCGGTGGTGGCGACGGTCGTCGACCGCGTCCTCAGCAAGGACCTGCGCGTGACCGACAACGGCGACGGCACCCTCACCGCGCAGGTGCTCGCCACCGGCAACTCCGTCCTCTACGACGCCGCCGGCCGGGTCCTGGCGCGCGACCCGGGCCAGGTCCGCTTCTCGGTGGTCATCGACACCGGAGGCACGGCCGACCCCGGCGACGACGAGGTGGTCGAGTTCCTCGGGATCGACAAGGAGTCGACCGGCCGGAGCGACTCGTTCTGCGACGAGCTGGTCCCGCTCCCCACCTGATCGTCGACAGCGCCGTGCCCGGCGGTCAGGGGACGACGTCGGGCACGAAGCGCTGGCTGTCCTTGGGCGGGCGCTCGTAGTCCTCGTCGACCGGCGGGCGCGGCGGCAGGTCGGGTGGCTCGGGCGTCAGGTCCTCGTAGGGGACCTGGTCGAGCAGGTGCGTCATGACGTTGATCCGCGCCCGCTTCTTCACGTCGGCCTCGACCACCCACCACGGCGCCTCGGGGATGTCGGTCGCGGCGAACATCGCGTCCTTGGCCTTCGAGAAGTCGACCCAGCGGTTGCGGGCCTCGAGGTCCATCGGGCTGAGCTTCCAGCGCTTGGTCGGGTCGTGCAGCCGCGCCTGGAACCGCTTCTCCTGCTCGGTGTCGCTGACCGAGAACCAGTACTTGAGCACGGTGATCCCGCTGCGGACGAGCATCCGCTCGAACTCCGGGCAGGACCGGAGGAACTCCTCGTACTCCTCGTCGGTGCAGAAGCCCATGACCCGCTCGACGCCGGCGCGGTTGTACCAGGACCGGTCGAACAGGACCATCTCGCCGCGGGTGGGCAGGTGGGTCACGTAGCGCTGGAAGTACCACTGCCCCCGCTCCCGCTCGGTCGGCGCCGGCAGGGCCACCACCCGGGCGGCGCGGGGGTTGAGCGTCTCGGTGATGCGCTGGATCGCGCCGCCCTTGCCGGCGGCGTCGCGCCCCTCGAACACGACGACGACGCGCAGGCCCCGGGCACGGATGAACTCCTGCTGCTTGACCAGCTCCACCTGCAGCCGGGCGACCTCCTTCTCGTACCAGGCGCTGTCGACCTTGCCGGTGGACGAGGGCGCCTCCTCGACCGAGGTGCCGGACCGCTTCTTCGAGGCCATGACGCAGCATCGACCCGGCGCCCCGCACCCGGCAACCGCGGCGGGACAGGAGGGCGGGTGCCGGCCGCCCGCGACGGGGACGTCCGGATCCGCGGCCGGGTCTGGCGGGAGCCGCGGAGCGCCGGGCCGCGTGGAGGGGACGCCGTCGGCGGGCTCGACCCGCGGGCTCAGGTGCCGCAGTAGGTGACGAACGGCCCCTCCGGCCCCGGCGCGGCGTAGCGCTCGAGGCCGGGCCGCTCGTCGAACGGGCGGCGGACCACCTCGACCAGCCGCTCGAACGGCGCGAGGTCACCGGCCGTGGCCGCGGTCAGCGCCTCCTCGACCAGGGCGTTGCGCGGCACGTACACCGGGTTGACCCGGTCCATCGCGTCGGCGTCGGGGGCCAGCGCCCGCCACCGCCCGAGCCAGGCGTCGGCGGCGGCGAGGTCGAGGACCAGCTCGCGGGCCGGCTCCGCGTCGCCGCGGGCGGCCGCGCCCAGCCGCCGCACGAACGAGGTCAGGTCCACCCGGTTGGCCTGCAGCAGGGCCAGCAGGTCGTCGACCAGGCCCCGCGCGACGTCGTCGTCCAGGCCCTCGGGCAGCCCGAGCTTGGCCCGCCAGCCGGCCAGCAGGGCGGCGTCGAAGAGGGGACGGAACCGGCCGAGCGCCTCCACCGCCAGGGCCACCGCCGCCTCCTGCTCGCCGGCGAACAGCGGCAGCATCGCCTCGGCCAGCCGGGCGAGGTTCCACTCCGCGGCCAGCGGCTGGTTGCCGAAGCGGTAGCGCCCGCCCTCGTCGACCGAGCTGTACCAGGTGTCGGGGTCGTAGGCCTCCATGAACGCGCACGGCCCGTAGTCGATGGTCTCGCCGGACAGCGTCATGTTGTCGGTGTTCATCACGCCGTGGACGAAGCCGACGAGCATCCACCGCGCCACCAGGTCCGCCTGCGCGGCGACGACCGCCTCGTACAGCGCGAGGTACGGCTGCTCGGCGTCGGCGGCGGTCGGGTGGTGCCGGGCGACGGCCTCGTCGGCCAGCCGGCGCAGCAGGTCGTCGTCGCCGGTGGCGCGGGCGAACTGGGCGCTGCCCACCCGCAGGTGGCTGCTCGCCACCCGGGCGAGCACCGCCCCGGGCAGCAGGGTCTCGCGGCGGACCGGCCGGCCGGTGGCGACGACGGCGAGCGAGCGGGTGGTGGGGATGCCGAGCGCGGCCATGGCCTCGCTGACGACGTACTCGCGCAGCATCGGGCCGACGGCGGCCAGCCCGTCACCGCCGCGGGAGAACGGCGTGCGGCCCGAGCCCTTGAGGTGCAGGTCGCGGAGCCGGCCGTCGACGCCGGTGAGCTCGCCGAGCAGCAGCGCCCGCCCGTCGCCCAGGCGCGGGTTGTAGTAGCCGAACTGGTGGCCGGCGTAGGCCTGCGCCACCGGCCGCGCGCCCTCGGGGACGGCGGTGCCGGTGAGCAGCGCGACGCCCTCGGAGCTGCGCAGCGCATCGGCGTCGAGGCCCAGTTCGGCGGCGAGGGGCTCGTTGAGCGCGAGCAGCCGCGGGTCCGGCGTCTCCGCGGCCTGCCACGGCAGCG from Geodermatophilus normandii includes these protein-coding regions:
- a CDS encoding prepilin peptidase, coding for MSAAAVAPGVAALLGLAAGAAVDRAAARYPWPAGARVPVGAPAAPSPDAREEERPAVRPLLVLLTAVLCAVTTWRFGISAELPAYLLLVVAGVLLAAIDRHHHLLPNRVVAPTLVAGAVLLSGAAAVTGAWPALLRAVLAAAAVFGALLLMALVSPGGIGMGDVKLGAVLGLYLGWLGWPHVVLGVVAGFVVQALLALALVATRRVGLRAELPFGPALLLGTGLAVLAPLVA
- the cpaB gene encoding Flp pilus assembly protein CpaB, which translates into the protein MRRRLLAAVAALVLVAAGTVVLLAYVRGADARALAGVRTVEVLVVDQPIPEGTPAEEVTGLVRTEVLPVKAAVDGRVTDLEQLAGQVATADLEPGEQVLASRFAAPADLQAPGTVPVPEGLSEVSLVLEPQRAVGGRLAAGDEVGLYISMDLQGNIDADPEDEQVGTTHATLHGVLVTQVQGAPAPAGAEGGDVETASATSAAPTGNVMVTLALPARDAEVAVFGMEHATVWLALEREGTDTSDTRVVHQGNAYGDLLAALGSVAAEPAE
- a CDS encoding AAA family ATPase, with translation MSRVVLAGAGDDLREAVATAVDGDVQVLPPGRLPADPARLFELLCDGELPDVLLVGPLAPLHEVLTLARRLDVQCPGTSVVLVADPTPELWQEAMRAGIRDLLPPRAEPAEVAAAVERAGAAAADRRRVLRPLEETARFTGRVITVASPKGGVGKTTVATNLAVGLTAGAPQSTVLVDLDVQFGDVAYALGLVPEYTLPDAVHGPASQDTMVLKTFLTQHPSGLFAVCGSESPAAGDTVTGDDVSRLLQALSREFRYVVVDTAPGLSEQTLAAIDRATDVVMLSSMDVPGVRGLRKEVQVLGELGMIPAGRHVVMNLADPRGGLSVRDVEVAIGCGVDVVVPRSPAVPASTNQGVPILASNGRDPAAKELRRLVSRFAATPLVKPGRYRAKHRAAS
- a CDS encoding TadE/TadG family type IV pilus assembly protein, with the translated sequence MRERLQRERGASVVEFALVLPVLIVLVLGIIEFGHAFQVQGTLSAAAREGARVMALQSNPAAARAAVRDAAPTLDPAITNAQITISPAACPTTTTTTANVRVTVSYPMPLLTRFFGADVDLTGTGVMRCNG
- a CDS encoding pilus assembly protein TadG-related protein; the encoded protein is MQRLIPGLRARVRRRLAGERGAAAVVLSVLLVPLLGFTAIAVDLGALYADRARLQVAADAAALAVARDCARGACGDMQATAQELVDANSVADAGAGAATAAPPLLRSAPTRVTVTGSAPREHWFAPVIGHDASAVSATATVTWGAPSGGTAMLPLIFSWCEWLAQTGGGMPSTTTQRTIVLPKKSDTGCTGPSRMFVPGGFGWLQSDGGNTCRATTRIGSRYDSEPGNNPSQGCSVGDVASLVGRTVLLPIFDESGGTGSGAWYEVHGYAAFTITGYHFGGQYDSGQPCRGEDRCIRGYFTRFVDASGAFDTSTDAPDLGAAILRLIR
- a CDS encoding alpha/beta fold hydrolase, with translation MALVAGQDDLRAQRHLLVPEVAGMLDAADADPGGFEREIARVASAEWLWQVILATAAPVDRARYEGTDLGPAVRAALDDGFRQGAAGYARDLVTALGPWPVRPEELTAPVHLWYGGQDTSTVHSPDLGRSLAARIPGARHTVLDDEGGALLWTRAADVLDALAA
- a CDS encoding DUF1905 domain-containing protein, giving the protein MPFETTLVRWPGAAGWVFAPVPAERAPETAGPFGRVPVTATVDGHTWATSVWRDRAAGWLLPVPARIRRGKDDGDAVTVDVEVDAARL
- a CDS encoding Flp family type IVb pilin yields the protein MLNPLATLVTLVSLAKDRVQREEKGATAVEYGLLVGLIAVAIIATLILLGPELKELFQSVVGGLEKANGAAGS